From Equus przewalskii isolate Varuska chromosome 17, EquPr2, whole genome shotgun sequence, the proteins below share one genomic window:
- the GPR148 gene encoding LOW QUALITY PROTEIN: probable G-protein coupled receptor 148 (The sequence of the model RefSeq protein was modified relative to this genomic sequence to represent the inferred CDS: inserted 3 bases in 3 codons; deleted 1 base in 1 codon; substituted 2 bases at 2 genomic stop codons): MPVPVRIPRKGSWDACPGQVQNQPPVTKLATASRKHGGQWAPCPLGTTAXPDSGXLTSKPSCTPQAASSASVSLRDLSMPVSVLLCLTLPSSLPAAAELAPSPXVTTLQSQRLKQEPHCLLXADVLLSDLAYIVIHMLISSSNLGSXGLGCITCGVLIDAVGAAQSSTTLSFMATVLHTCLAVTHPLHSLSFMPCKAAWKAVDLIWLVACFFLTFLIWLRGWQDARWEERGTSCILQLSLGTELGCGSLVTVTHTWILCFLASCLCTALTTYCFWRIYTEARTPGVWVQGYYWTRGTLLDHTLLTTLYVSPVVVFPLDTVLTKLHHTGARPQAWLMAANSAVLMVLPHVTLPHLHTLLPLAAAGEHLGPLLIRKHSDSFTISQSYRLHSLAV, from the exons ATGCCTGTGCCGGTCCGCATCCCCAGGAAGGGCAGCTGGGATGCGTGCCCTGGGCAG GTACAGAACCAACCACCGGTGACAAAGCTTGCCACTGCTTCCAGGAAGCATGGGGGCCAGTGGGCACCTTGCCCCTTGGGCACCACAGCCTGACCAGACTCTGGCTGACTCACCAGCAAGCCCTCCTGCACACCCCAGGCAGCTAGCAGTGCCTCCGTGAGCCTCAGGGACCTCAGCATGCCAGTATCTGTGCTGCTCTGCCTCACCCTTCCCTCGAGCCTCCCGGCTGCAGCTGAGCTGGCTCCAAGCC CAGTGACCACCCTGCAGAGCCAGAGGCTGAAGCAGGAGCCCCACTGTCTGC TGGCTGATGTCCTGCTCTCAGATCTGGCCTACATTGTCATCCACATGCTCATCTCCTCCAGCAACCTGGGCA AAGGCCTGGGCTGCATCACCTGTGGTGTTCTCATAGACGCTGTCGGCGCTGCCCAAAGCAGCACCACACTGTCCTTCATGGCCACTGTGCTACACACCTGCCTGGCAGTCACTCATCCTCTGCACTCACTCTCCTTCATGCCCTGTAAGGCAGCCTGGAAGGCAGTAGACCTCATCTGGCTGGTGGCCTGCTTCTTCCTTACATTTCTCATTTGGCTCAGGGGGTGGCAGGATGCCAGGTGGGAGGAGCGAGGGACCTCATGTATCTTGCAGCTGAGCCTGGGCACGGAGCTAGGCTGTGGCTCTCTGGTCACTGTCACCCACACTTGGATCTTGTGCTTTCTG GCGAGTTGTCTATGCACAGCTCTCACCACCTACTGCTTCTGGAGGATCTACACAGAGGCCAGGACTCCAGGTGTCTGGGTGCAGGGCTATTACTGGACCAGAGGCACCCTGCTTGACCACACACTGCTAACCACACTGTACGTTAGCCCAGTGGTAGTGTTTCCCTTGGACACTGTGCTGACCAAGCTCCACCACACTGGTGCCAGGCCTCAGGCATGGCTCATGGCAGCCAACAGTGCAGTGCTCATGGTGCTTCCCCATGTCACGCTCCCACATCTGCACACACTCTTGCCACTCGCAGCTGCCGGAGAGCATCTGGGGCCACTTCTCATCAGGAAACACAGTGACAGCTTCACCATTTCTCAGAGCTACAGGCTTCACAGTCTGGCAGTCTGA
- the LOC103542868 gene encoding serine protease 40-like isoform X1, translating into MTAFHGPEAPALGSGRTWYAAFSSYPRGMQAGALAQVGGSSPRKEAVARQPPGGHAPRCPLIPDADRPDGERQGSWLRRRMAGSLRSDRGPALGAPTAAVRSVTHEHYERSHQAEDYRVLLGYHKLEKPTEHSMMMTVYRLFVHNDFNKKYFMSRDITLLQLHRPAKFTSHVLPVCLPGANMTVPAHSSCWATGWGMITEDTVLHSPRQLQQAELGIMNNDACNMLLADPNSGQRPVQEDMICAGDLMKGKSVCRGDSGGPLVCFLNNTWFLMGLSSFSAPCNDPVGPSVFSKVSYFANWIREKQSSSPSPDPSIAPPEEPPPALGNSVSLGTAHKHRTCVILVSSQTFLLWWLCLRIL; encoded by the exons ATGACTGCCTTCCACGGACCTGAGGCTCCGGCTCTGGGCTCCGGGCGCACGTGGTACGCTGCCTTCTCCAGCTACCCGCGTGGGATGCAGGCTGGGGCCCTGGCCCAGGTCGGGGGCAGTTCCCCACGGAAAGAGGCAGTTGCCCGTCAGCCTCCGGGCGGCCACGCGCCGCGCTGTCCGCTCATCCCGGACGCGGACCGGCCGGATGGCGAGCGCCAGGGTTCCTGGCTCAGGCGCAGGATGGCGGGGAGCCTGCGCTCTGACCGGGGCCCTGCTCTGGGGGCACCTACAGCTGCTGTGCGCTCAGTCACCCACGAACACTACGAGCG GTCCCATCAAGCAGAGGACTATCGGGTCCTGCTAGGATACCACAAGCTAGAAAAGCCCACCGAGCACAGCATGATGATGACAGTGTATCGACTCTTCGTCCACAATGACTTTAACAAGAAGTACTTCATGTCGAGGGACATCACCCTGTTGCAACTGCATCGGCCTGCAAAGTTTACTTCCCACGTCCTCCCTGTCTGCCTCCCAGGGGCTAACATGACGGTGCCTGCCCATTCCTCCTGCTGGGCTACTGGCTGGGGGATGATCACCGAGGAca CTGTACTGCATTCGCCCCGCCAACTGCAACAGGCAGAATTGGGTATCATGAACAACGACGCCTGTAATATGCTTTTGGCGGATCCAAACTCCGGTCAACGGCCTGTACAGGAGGATATGATATGCGCTGGGGACTTGATGAAAGGAAAGTCCGTCTGCCGA GGAGATTCTGGGGGCCCCCTGGTCTGCTTCCTCAACAACACCTGGTTTCTGATGGGGCTGTCCAGCTTCAGCGCACCGTGCAATGATCCTGTGGGCCCCAGCGTCTTCTCCAAAGTCAGCTATTTCGCCAACTGGatcagagagaagcagagctcCTCGCCCAGTCCCGACCCTAGTATTGCTCCTCCTGAGGAACCACCTCCTGCTTTGGGTAACTCTGTTTCTCTGGGCACTGCCCACAAGCACAGGACCTGCGTCATCCTTGTGTCTTCACAGACCTTCCTCCTATGGTGGCTGTGCCTCAGGATTCTGTGA
- the LOC103542868 gene encoding serine protease 40-like isoform X2: MASARVPGSGAGWRGACALTGALLWGHLQLLCAQSPTNTTSVCGQPGVTGKIYHGEDAPDERWPWQASLLFRGQHICGASLFDAQWVISAAHCFQRSHQAEDYRVLLGYHKLEKPTEHSMMMTVYRLFVHNDFNKKYFMSRDITLLQLHRPAKFTSHVLPVCLPGANMTVPAHSSCWATGWGMITEDTVLHSPRQLQQAELGIMNNDACNMLLADPNSGQRPVQEDMICAGDLMKGKSVCRGDSGGPLVCFLNNTWFLMGLSSFSAPCNDPVGPSVFSKVSYFANWIREKQSSSPSPDPSIAPPEEPPPALGNSVSLGTAHKHRTCVILVSSQTFLLWWLCLRIL, from the exons ATGGCGAGCGCCAGGGTTCCTGGCTCAGGCGCAGGATGGCGGGGAGCCTGCGCTCTGACCGGGGCCCTGCTCTGGGGGCACCTACAGCTGCTGTGCGCTCAGTCACCCACGAACACTACGAGCG TGTGCGGGCAGCCTGGAGTCACTGGGAAGATCTACCATGGCGAGGACGCCCCTGACGAGCGGTGGCCGTGGCAGGCCAGCCTGCTCTTCCGTGGCCAGCACATCTGTGGGGCCTCCCTCTTTGATGCCCAATGGGTGATCTCTGCTGCCCACTGCTTCCAAAG GTCCCATCAAGCAGAGGACTATCGGGTCCTGCTAGGATACCACAAGCTAGAAAAGCCCACCGAGCACAGCATGATGATGACAGTGTATCGACTCTTCGTCCACAATGACTTTAACAAGAAGTACTTCATGTCGAGGGACATCACCCTGTTGCAACTGCATCGGCCTGCAAAGTTTACTTCCCACGTCCTCCCTGTCTGCCTCCCAGGGGCTAACATGACGGTGCCTGCCCATTCCTCCTGCTGGGCTACTGGCTGGGGGATGATCACCGAGGAca CTGTACTGCATTCGCCCCGCCAACTGCAACAGGCAGAATTGGGTATCATGAACAACGACGCCTGTAATATGCTTTTGGCGGATCCAAACTCCGGTCAACGGCCTGTACAGGAGGATATGATATGCGCTGGGGACTTGATGAAAGGAAAGTCCGTCTGCCGA GGAGATTCTGGGGGCCCCCTGGTCTGCTTCCTCAACAACACCTGGTTTCTGATGGGGCTGTCCAGCTTCAGCGCACCGTGCAATGATCCTGTGGGCCCCAGCGTCTTCTCCAAAGTCAGCTATTTCGCCAACTGGatcagagagaagcagagctcCTCGCCCAGTCCCGACCCTAGTATTGCTCCTCCTGAGGAACCACCTCCTGCTTTGGGTAACTCTGTTTCTCTGGGCACTGCCCACAAGCACAGGACCTGCGTCATCCTTGTGTCTTCACAGACCTTCCTCCTATGGTGGCTGTGCCTCAGGATTCTGTGA